A genomic stretch from Erysipelothrix sp. HDW6C includes:
- a CDS encoding SGNH/GDSL hydrolase family protein — MKKIVLYGDSIAAGSWRGSASDMLDKKIVHEMKLQGLSDYEIVNLGVPGASTTSALENVAKAVSEHPDILVLNVGINDAISILNNISEYATNINAILEAFPTSQIIVLGPSYVDDLKKPQAIQAIILEYNKAIAQVAIDNQCHFIDIYELETREGNPNIFLQEDGLHPSEFGYEMIANRIVATIATL, encoded by the coding sequence ATGAAAAAAATAGTACTGTATGGTGATAGTATTGCTGCAGGAAGCTGGCGTGGTAGTGCTTCAGACATGCTCGACAAGAAAATCGTTCATGAAATGAAATTACAAGGATTATCGGACTATGAAATTGTTAATTTGGGTGTGCCAGGCGCTTCAACAACGTCTGCACTTGAAAATGTTGCGAAGGCAGTTTCTGAACATCCCGATATTCTCGTTCTCAATGTTGGAATTAATGATGCAATTAGCATACTCAATAATATTTCAGAGTATGCTACAAACATCAATGCGATACTCGAAGCGTTTCCTACAAGCCAGATTATTGTTCTAGGACCTTCCTATGTCGATGATTTAAAGAAACCGCAAGCAATCCAAGCAATTATACTTGAATACAATAAAGCAATTGCTCAAGTTGCCATTGACAACCAATGTCACTTTATTGATATTTATGAACTTGAAACTCGTGAAGGCAATCCCAACATCTTCCTTCAAGAAGATGGCTTGCATCCTTCAGAATTTGGTTATGAAATGATTGCAAATCGCATTGTCGCTACCATCGCTACACTATAA
- a CDS encoding ABC transporter ATP-binding protein/permease — translation MLKLTKIRKSYKTHDFTQVALDDVSVAFRDNEFAAILGTSGSGKTTMLNIIGGLDHYDSGDLEIDGISTKKYKDSDWDSYRNNRIGFVFQSYNLIPHQTILANVELALTLSGVSKSERRKRALSALAEVGLKDHVRKLPSQLSGGQMQRVAIARALINNPEILLADEPTGALDSQTSEQVMQLLTEIAKDRLVIMVTHNPDLADRYATRIIELKDGHVIGDTNPLNIDEDFAKQADAPTKVGMSFFTAISLSLSNLMTKKGRTFVTALAGSIGIIGIAAILALAGGINAYIGTIEEETMSNYPLTIQASGVDITSFLGDPSMGRTKDKDGGDIGVQNIFESMFTYQNSNDLQSLKAYIEANRSIIDPYTRNIQYKYNLKPQIYLEATKDSIEQVNPDAILNEFGLGSSSGMSAIMGGGGAGGMSSFHELPGDISIYEHQFDVKSGRWPTNYDEAVLVLMPDGSVSDLTLYSLGIKDRNELRTMLDTFVNNPSETVETNEGNTSLDFDTIYTSKLKVINPGSQFVYDTTYNVWVDKSDNDAHMMNVIKDGLTLKIVGIVQQSEDVTTSSLSSGVNYTPELTHYLMNQASQTEIVKQQLAKPETNVLTGKLFSEDSVDNESDGFKFADLITVDEDAIRNAFNIDPSNISLDFSGFTIDVSEVAFPAIDFAEISSSIAGQINVPSEDIGQIFTDTLQRFLAEQAAGGITDPAQILQNFIEYLNRPEIQTDLQNQLTQIIGDANIDEQVNDAVSEYMQSIMQTYMTQLMTSVQGQIETQVGSVVSQLPQQLQNSISIDTDALANAFKFNVEEDDILDLLSTIMNPQVASYESTLQKLGYADVNIPSQISIFPKDFTTKDNVVQFLADYNEKMEAGGAEDKIIRYSDLVGTMMSSVTDIVDTISYALIAFVAISLVVSSIMIGVITYVSVLERKKEIGILRAIGASKRDIRRVFNSETLIIGFIAGALGIGVTYILSFFANIIVLNEFGIANIAQLPLQAAAILILISMMLAFLSGLFPSSAAAKKDPVEALRSE, via the coding sequence ATGTTAAAACTCACCAAAATTAGAAAATCGTATAAAACTCACGATTTCACGCAGGTTGCCTTGGACGATGTGTCGGTCGCCTTTCGTGACAATGAGTTTGCTGCAATTCTCGGAACGTCTGGTTCAGGAAAAACAACAATGCTCAACATCATTGGTGGTCTTGACCATTACGATTCTGGCGACCTTGAAATTGATGGCATCTCCACAAAGAAATATAAGGACTCTGACTGGGATAGTTATCGCAACAATCGGATTGGTTTCGTATTCCAAAGCTATAATCTCATCCCTCACCAAACAATTCTTGCGAATGTTGAGTTAGCATTAACACTGAGTGGCGTGTCAAAGTCTGAACGCCGAAAACGAGCCCTATCTGCATTGGCAGAAGTTGGTCTCAAGGATCATGTGCGCAAACTCCCAAGCCAATTAAGCGGTGGGCAAATGCAGCGTGTTGCAATTGCACGTGCCCTTATAAACAATCCCGAAATTCTTTTAGCCGATGAGCCTACTGGAGCATTGGACAGTCAAACTAGCGAACAAGTCATGCAGTTGCTCACTGAAATTGCTAAAGATCGTCTCGTTATCATGGTTACCCATAATCCTGACTTAGCAGACCGTTATGCGACACGCATCATTGAACTTAAAGATGGACATGTTATCGGGGATACCAATCCTTTGAATATCGATGAAGACTTTGCCAAACAAGCAGATGCACCTACCAAAGTCGGTATGTCATTCTTTACGGCTATCTCTTTATCTTTGAGTAATCTTATGACAAAGAAAGGGCGAACCTTTGTTACAGCACTTGCGGGTTCCATTGGTATCATTGGAATTGCAGCAATTCTAGCCCTTGCTGGAGGAATCAACGCCTATATTGGGACCATTGAAGAAGAAACCATGAGTAACTACCCTCTTACCATCCAAGCGTCCGGTGTTGATATTACCAGTTTTTTGGGTGATCCATCGATGGGTCGTACTAAAGATAAGGATGGCGGAGATATTGGTGTTCAAAACATCTTTGAATCCATGTTTACCTACCAAAACAGTAATGACCTGCAATCCCTAAAAGCATATATTGAAGCGAACCGTAGCATCATTGATCCCTATACAAGAAACATTCAGTACAAATATAATTTGAAACCACAGATTTACCTTGAAGCAACAAAAGATTCGATTGAACAGGTTAATCCTGATGCAATCTTGAATGAGTTTGGACTTGGAAGCAGTTCTGGTATGAGCGCAATCATGGGCGGCGGTGGCGCTGGTGGCATGAGCAGTTTTCATGAGCTCCCTGGTGATATCAGTATTTATGAACATCAATTCGATGTGAAATCTGGACGTTGGCCAACGAACTATGATGAAGCAGTTCTTGTTCTCATGCCCGATGGGAGTGTTTCTGATTTAACACTGTATTCATTAGGTATTAAAGATCGCAATGAACTTCGGACAATGCTCGATACCTTTGTGAACAACCCAAGTGAAACAGTGGAAACAAATGAAGGAAATACTTCCTTGGACTTCGATACCATCTACACATCAAAACTTAAAGTCATTAATCCGGGATCGCAGTTTGTTTACGATACCACATACAATGTATGGGTCGACAAATCTGACAACGATGCGCATATGATGAATGTTATCAAAGATGGTTTGACCCTTAAAATTGTTGGAATTGTCCAACAAAGTGAAGATGTTACGACATCATCCCTTTCATCTGGTGTTAACTATACACCAGAACTCACCCATTATCTTATGAACCAAGCCTCACAAACTGAAATTGTGAAACAACAGTTAGCCAAGCCGGAAACAAACGTCTTGACTGGTAAGCTGTTTAGCGAAGATTCAGTCGACAACGAATCGGATGGTTTCAAGTTTGCAGATTTAATTACGGTCGATGAAGATGCAATTCGCAATGCGTTCAACATTGATCCCTCAAATATTAGCCTCGACTTCTCTGGATTTACCATCGATGTGAGTGAAGTCGCATTCCCAGCCATTGATTTTGCAGAAATTTCTTCCTCAATCGCGGGTCAAATTAATGTACCCTCAGAAGATATTGGGCAAATATTTACAGATACCCTACAACGTTTCCTTGCTGAGCAAGCTGCCGGCGGTATCACTGACCCCGCACAGATATTGCAGAATTTCATCGAGTATCTAAACCGACCTGAGATTCAAACAGACCTTCAAAATCAATTAACACAAATTATTGGCGATGCAAATATTGATGAGCAAGTAAACGATGCTGTATCTGAATACATGCAATCAATTATGCAAACATATATGACCCAACTCATGACCTCTGTTCAAGGTCAAATTGAAACTCAAGTAGGATCGGTTGTTTCACAGTTACCACAACAACTGCAAAATTCAATTTCTATCGACACTGATGCACTTGCTAATGCATTTAAGTTTAATGTTGAAGAAGATGATATCCTCGATTTATTGAGTACAATTATGAACCCTCAAGTTGCAAGTTATGAATCGACGCTGCAAAAATTAGGATACGCTGATGTCAATATCCCATCACAAATTAGTATCTTCCCTAAAGACTTCACGACAAAAGATAATGTTGTTCAATTTCTTGCAGATTATAATGAGAAAATGGAAGCAGGTGGCGCAGAAGACAAAATCATTCGCTACAGTGATTTAGTGGGAACCATGATGTCCTCTGTTACCGATATCGTTGATACAATTAGTTATGCACTCATTGCGTTTGTTGCAATTTCACTTGTGGTTTCATCCATCATGATCGGTGTTATCACGTATGTTTCCGTATTGGAACGTAAAAAGGAAATCGGAATTCTTCGTGCCATTGGTGCAAGTAAACGTGATATCCGTCGTGTCTTTAACTCAGAAACCCTGATTATCGGCTTTATTGCTGGAGCACTGGGAATCGGTGTCACTTATATCTTAAGTTTCTTTGCCAATATTATTGTCTTGAATGAATTCGGCATAGCAAATATTGCCCAATTACCACTGCAAGCTGCAGCAATTCTTATTCTCATCAGTATGATGCTTGCCTTCCTTTCTGGCTTATTCCCATCTTCCGCTGCCGCTAAGAAGGATCCTGTTGAAGCACTCAGAAGTGAATAA
- a CDS encoding ABC transporter permease, whose product MKILRKLGLKNVTADKQSSFMTIVSIALSVAMTTMVVSLLFGVFKEYEADIVYGSTQENVSFYEVEDVPALLEALGDRVDAYSAMGDGATIEVGEESFAISGMQADNMFSLEPLSFQEIATYEDFLIEGRIPTKPGEMIYPKDYLSGDVNIGDTFNSTIHRYTTSRDGELTDETITPGPLLTVVGISEWRLQPHYYLDDLTQASSIAIKYREGTQNIESITQELTDKGFVKASDGEYNPYVYYNTELNSVLGMQFAFPTTKLIFGGAALVLIAILSIATFSLIYNAFASAVEKRTYSYGIIRSIGATRKQLRATILIEGYVLGLAGITLGLVIGYGIAWGMASYLNHQIALAETLFNGSLSFGFSAEMPLIGIVIVFLLSSVIIAFPLNRSISRLFKMTSVESVRQSVHKKKKKRTKPHILARLHKSAVTSLADKYVQADRARFKGIQTSLSISIVIFISLMSFVKIGFQTVDGLGVTPYNLEISSRFWELDEERPYEFYQENVTALLNVLKSSGQTYDYYEVQTIFNGSFTDKQKNPLTLATTFQAANESDPYRTIYSSIIAVSEDRYNALAKEYGVHAQSYDSGILFNGYDGMVYSDKGESHYKGPVYDSDNLKSLYVSESYWDEDKNMPVYSDGKEFILDAIVYEPIPTDIVPDNRYSHSPQAVLIIQDTAIMDYMRYQSFTEMNKRGGSFENVKIFVHSSDSIKTQIAIEDSDAQFYVYNYDVQQAQMRLVKSTIQTVLYFILGFISFACILNMVSVTVSSINARRKELAALRSIGMTQKEVGKMLQMESIMIMTKPIVIGSVLGAIASYSFVFVLNSLTRRNTFHFQFDFGAMFISWLLVLVIVIINTIVGIWQSRRFSIVDDMRRL is encoded by the coding sequence ATGAAGATTCTCAGAAAACTTGGATTAAAGAATGTAACTGCTGACAAACAATCGTCATTCATGACCATTGTAAGTATTGCACTGTCTGTGGCAATGACAACAATGGTTGTTTCCCTCTTATTTGGTGTTTTTAAGGAGTATGAGGCAGATATTGTTTATGGTTCTACTCAAGAAAACGTGTCGTTTTATGAGGTAGAAGATGTCCCTGCACTCCTTGAGGCTTTGGGTGATCGTGTCGATGCTTATTCAGCAATGGGCGATGGCGCTACCATAGAAGTTGGTGAAGAATCCTTTGCGATTAGTGGAATGCAAGCAGATAATATGTTTTCTCTGGAGCCTCTTTCATTTCAAGAGATCGCGACCTATGAGGACTTTCTTATTGAAGGGCGCATCCCCACGAAACCTGGTGAAATGATTTACCCCAAAGACTATCTCTCTGGTGATGTTAATATCGGTGACACATTCAATAGCACAATTCATCGTTACACGACCAGTAGGGATGGTGAACTCACTGATGAAACCATAACTCCTGGTCCCTTGCTTACTGTGGTTGGGATTTCTGAATGGCGTTTGCAACCCCATTATTACCTTGATGATCTAACACAGGCATCATCGATTGCTATCAAATATCGCGAAGGAACACAGAATATTGAGTCCATAACACAAGAACTTACAGACAAAGGTTTTGTCAAAGCAAGTGATGGAGAATATAACCCTTACGTCTACTACAATACAGAGTTGAACTCCGTGCTTGGAATGCAGTTTGCCTTCCCAACGACAAAACTCATTTTTGGGGGCGCAGCGCTTGTGCTTATTGCTATTCTTTCAATTGCGACGTTCTCACTTATTTACAATGCTTTTGCGAGCGCAGTTGAGAAGCGAACCTACTCATATGGTATTATTCGCAGTATTGGCGCAACACGCAAACAGCTACGCGCAACAATTTTGATTGAAGGCTATGTTCTTGGTTTGGCTGGAATTACACTTGGGCTCGTAATTGGTTATGGTATTGCCTGGGGAATGGCATCGTATCTCAACCATCAAATCGCACTTGCTGAGACACTCTTTAACGGTAGCTTAAGTTTTGGCTTCTCAGCAGAAATGCCACTTATTGGTATTGTTATTGTATTTCTGCTCTCATCAGTTATTATTGCTTTTCCCCTAAACCGTTCAATCTCACGACTCTTTAAGATGACATCTGTTGAATCGGTCCGACAAAGTGTTCACAAGAAGAAAAAAAAACGTACAAAACCACACATACTTGCACGTCTTCATAAATCTGCTGTGACCTCGCTTGCAGATAAATATGTTCAAGCCGACCGTGCCCGATTTAAAGGTATTCAAACATCCTTGAGTATCAGCATTGTTATTTTTATTTCTCTGATGTCCTTTGTGAAAATTGGGTTTCAAACTGTCGATGGTCTGGGAGTTACACCCTATAATCTTGAAATCAGTTCGCGGTTTTGGGAATTGGACGAAGAGAGACCGTATGAATTCTATCAAGAAAATGTTACAGCACTTCTCAATGTCCTGAAATCAAGTGGTCAAACGTATGATTACTATGAAGTCCAAACAATTTTTAATGGCTCATTCACAGACAAGCAGAAAAATCCCCTCACCCTCGCAACGACATTTCAGGCTGCCAACGAATCTGACCCTTATCGTACTATTTATTCGTCAATTATCGCAGTTTCTGAGGACCGCTACAATGCCTTGGCAAAAGAATATGGGGTTCATGCGCAATCGTATGACTCAGGGATACTTTTCAACGGATATGATGGCATGGTTTATAGCGACAAAGGAGAAAGTCATTATAAAGGACCCGTTTACGATAGTGATAATCTTAAATCCCTTTATGTTAGTGAAAGTTATTGGGATGAAGATAAAAATATGCCTGTATATAGCGATGGAAAAGAATTCATCCTTGATGCAATCGTTTATGAACCGATACCTACAGATATTGTGCCAGACAATCGATACTCCCATAGTCCACAAGCAGTTCTCATTATTCAAGACACTGCTATCATGGATTACATGCGCTACCAGTCGTTCACTGAAATGAACAAGCGCGGTGGCTCGTTTGAAAACGTCAAAATATTTGTCCACTCAAGTGATAGCATCAAGACACAAATTGCCATCGAAGATTCTGATGCTCAGTTCTACGTTTATAACTATGATGTGCAACAAGCTCAGATGCGTTTGGTAAAATCGACTATACAAACTGTGCTTTACTTCATTCTTGGATTCATTTCATTTGCATGTATTCTCAACATGGTGAGCGTAACCGTATCCAGCATCAATGCACGTCGCAAAGAGCTTGCTGCGCTACGCTCGATTGGGATGACACAAAAGGAAGTTGGAAAAATGTTACAAATGGAGTCCATTATGATTATGACCAAACCAATTGTAATTGGATCCGTGTTGGGTGCTATCGCTTCGTATTCCTTTGTATTTGTGCTCAATTCTCTCACTCGTCGCAATACATTCCACTTTCAATTTGATTTCGGAGCCATGTTTATCTCTTGGTTGCTTGTACTCGTTATTGTCATTATCAACACAATCGTCGGTATTTGGCAAAGTCGCAGATTCAGCATCGTTGACGATATGCGCCGTCTATAA
- a CDS encoding ABC transporter ATP-binding protein, which translates to MEILNVMNLSKVYKQGKNEVRALDDVSFTVNKGEFVAIMGPSGSGKSTLLHMIGCVDKATSGFITIDGMAVDAFDEEKLTIFRRRHIGLVYQFYNLIPILNIEDNIKLPVLLDQAPIDTNYYQELITRLNLIDRVSHLPSQLSGGQQQRVSIARALMNRPSLLLADEPTGNLDQTNSQEIVDMLKASHRDYQQTIILITHDENIAMQAERIIHIEDGKIVRDEVLA; encoded by the coding sequence ATGGAAATTTTAAATGTTATGAATTTATCAAAAGTCTACAAGCAAGGCAAAAACGAGGTCCGTGCTTTGGATGATGTTTCTTTCACTGTAAACAAAGGCGAATTTGTTGCCATCATGGGACCCAGTGGAAGTGGAAAATCTACACTGCTCCACATGATAGGTTGTGTTGATAAAGCAACATCTGGATTTATTACCATTGATGGTATGGCTGTTGATGCATTTGATGAAGAGAAATTGACAATTTTTAGACGCCGTCATATTGGACTTGTTTACCAATTCTACAATCTCATCCCCATACTCAACATTGAAGACAATATCAAACTTCCAGTTTTACTGGATCAGGCACCCATCGATACGAATTATTATCAAGAATTAATCACGCGTTTAAATCTGATTGACCGCGTAAGCCATCTTCCCAGTCAATTATCGGGTGGGCAACAACAACGCGTATCCATTGCTCGAGCACTTATGAACCGCCCATCTTTATTACTTGCCGATGAGCCCACAGGGAACCTTGATCAAACAAATTCTCAAGAGATTGTCGATATGCTGAAGGCTTCGCATCGCGACTATCAACAAACAATAATCCTTATTACACATGACGAAAATATCGCCATGCAGGCCGAGCGTATCATCCACATCGAAGACGGTAAAATCGTTCGCGATGAGGTCTTGGCATGA